ATGCTAGCCACTGTCGAAACTACTGTACTGCAAATAACATGCATAATTATATGAAATAGCCACTGTTGGCCACTAAGTATTGACAGCAACTCTTCACAACCAGCTCTCTTGAGTTACAATTAACTGCAttcaagcaaaattaatatacCTCTTGTACAAACCACGCCACAAATTTCTTTGAAGGCCCACTATCCAAATTTCTATAGAAATCTGAGTAATCTCTTGCTATCATTACTTTCGTTTCAACTGCTCCtcctaaaaagaaaaaaaaggaaaaggaagagaCTTTCTGATAGCCAAAAGGCAATCACATTCATATCTAATAATTGataattttgtgtttgttcTGTACAGATGTTGGATTCTCAAAGCAGCACAAGTAcatatagaaaaaaaatcagttgttCACATTACATTGAAAATGCCACTACCTAAGACACGTTATGGAACACATCTGTATGTAATGCCTCTATTTAAGACTACTTGTTACTTGCCTGATGAAACCCTTACACCGTGGTTTCAAGTCCActttttgttgtatttaatttttattaaccAACACTATGGGTGATTGAGACATCTAcataataatgaataatgttCAGTTCATTTGCTCATTTAATATGGCACAAATGGGCAAATCAACTGAAAGTCACCCTGTGTAGGTAGTGTTATCAATACATGGCAAAATCTAAACTGTCCTATGTTTTTCCAGCCTCCAATGAACTCCTCCAACTCATCCAGTGAGCCTTTTCCAGACGAGTCAGACCAAAAATATTGTACCTCCTTCCATTCAAGAACTGTGAGATCCACTATCAAGGGGAAAGCCTTTTTTCTTCCCAAATAAAGCATGATAAAAAACCAGCTAAATCAAGACAAGTGCACACACTACACCCTCTAAGCAAAGGCTGACTTCTCGACTGCATTTACACTATACTTTCCGGTAACTGAAAATTATCTGAATGATCAAAGGACAAGTCAAGTTGTTATATTGTGACTATTTCTATCTTTGTGCAGGAGTGAGATTTCACTCCAACAGATTGTGAAAGTTAATCTCTTACCTGGCGAAATTATTGAAGGAGGTACTGAAGTAAGAGAGGCATCTAGCGAAAAAAAGGAGTGAATTATTAAATATACAGTTCACCAACATGTACAAGCACAAATCATATAATGTACAGAGCGACTAAgttattaaaaaaagagagcTGGGGGAAGGGGGTGGGGGCACACCTTGTGCATTACTAAAAACTGTTTGTATAAAATTTTACCATTTTGcagaagaacaaaaagaaatgctaAAACCTTGAACAAACTTGCGAAGACAGTTTTTGGGGATTCCCTGAgtgtccaaaaaaaaaacaaaaagcattgTTGTGACAAAAGAGTCAAAGATAGCTTACTTGTATATTtctatttaaaataattattcccaCAGGATGAGAGAAGGGGGTACCATTTGCCTTATTTTGGGGTTACAGTTAAATGGAAATGCAGACAAAGTGTAAACATTTAAAGGCCTCAAGTCTTCTTATGACAAAGTGTGGATTTCACTTAAATTTTCCAACTTAATCTGAATGATGGACCTTATAGCTATCATGACAGACCCCTTTTTACAACCAGATTCCATTAATACTTTCAGACAAACCAATCCGAGAAAATCTGTTCTTCTCTAACTCCTAAGGATTACTACAAATCAGATTTTCAGGAAAATACTCTTTTGTAAACAACCAGAATTGAAAAGCGGCTTCTACCATAAGGAAGGCTACCTGCACCAAAACCAACATAGTCTGGACAATAAAACCATAGACATAGAcaaatatgaagaaatttaGAGGGTAGTAATGCTTCTTTTGGGAAGCCACGTTGGTTACTGgactgaaaaatgaaacttgcatgtttttgtgttcAAAACTGCTATTACCAAAGTTGAAAGATTGGGAAGTTGACTCGCTGACTGTTTGTGACCCATTGTCAGACTAAATGGAGAAATGGTTGGTTATCTGGGGGTTATATTATGCAACATAAAATTGTGCAAAATGCACCGATAATGGGCTTTTATATACACAAAAGACGTCAACTTCTAATCTTGTTATGGTGGAGATTCCACCTGCATCATCAACCTTAATAAGACATGCAGTAGCCTTCAATTTGTATACAGAACATAGCTTTTTCCCACAATAACTTTGGGATTAAGAAAGTGATCGCTACTTAGAATTATTGTATGTTTTCCCGAGGCAAATATCAATAAGAGACCATTTCTGAGTTCCCCTaagtctctctttcaagacGAGCCTAAGTGTGAAGTCTTcgttatgaatatcagttgCCATTCATATttgaactaattaccataacaaaaaattCGCTCTttgactcgctttgaaagagagactgaggcgaactcggaaatggcctattataTTATCCTCTTAAAATGACGTCCTAGGAACAATGCACCATTATTCTCACTGACAGCAGCACATCACAGAGGTGGTTTTGCTACTCAAGATATGGTTCTAAATTTCTGTTTAAAGGAGACACATTTTGcattcaaataatttaaaagcAAGCTATATTATTCTAAAGACATCTTCACAACTAAAAATTCACCGTGCAAAAACATTGGGACTAGAGAAGGTTCAAATGCATTATACCCGTACAGTAAGGAAATTAAACTTACTAATAATTGCTAAGCAATGTGTGATATTGACTGGTGGTCCAATATTGTTACTTGCAACACAAGTGTAGCACCCACTTTTACTTGCTTCCAACTGTTTTCCATTGGATAATATTCTCCCATTGTTTTCACTGTACCATTCAATTCCTGGTTCAGGGTTTCCATCAACTGAGCAAGTAAACAATTTCACAGCTCCTTCAGCAACAGTTGCATTTTCTCCAGGACCTGTAGCTTCAGTAGGGTCTTTAAAAAACAAGTGAAATAGAGTGCAAATGAATCAGTGGGATTGGACAAGCAACAGGTCTGGAGTGTTAAGGAATTAGAAGTCACTTACTTAACAACATTTGATCTTGTGtatattataatatttatatCATTGTCATTATCATCCTACAGACATGCATTGTTGATTGCTCAAACCAAACACTGTTAATTAATGGGTGCAGTTTCaggttattgttaaatatacccTAAATTAGCCATTCCCCAACCTAGAGTTTAAAAGCATTATAGTAAAGAACCCCAAATGGTGGGGCACAGTCTTGAGTCACTACGCAAATGACAGGCAATGTTTCAAAGGCAACAAGTCGCTACCTGATCAGCAACACAAAGGAAGCAGTGTAGCAGAATGGTTGCTGGGTTCCACACCATTATTTTTGCATCACGGTCTGACAACTGTATTTCGTTTACAAATAGTTTTCAGTTCAACTCTATGGGTGTGTGTGCTTGCCAATAGTCCACTGTTTCATTACGTCCcaccaaaattttaaattctttcattattgttctttcgaaaaaaaaaaaaaaaaaagaaagaaagaaaaacagtccAAATGAGTACACTGCCTAACACACACCCATTTAGAAATCCAAGTAAAGAGAAACCAGTGTTGATATCCCAGACACCTCCATGGGGTGGGTCATGATGAAACTGTTGCACGATTCACCCCTCCCACTCATAACAAAAAAGCAATGCACACAGAAATAGAAGAAGGCATTGgacaaaactttattttatttgctattTCTTTAACTATTTATTTGAAGGGGGATGGGAATTCAAAAACTTCAAGTCCATGCATCAATGATAGTTTGTTTATAGCATAAAAGGAGTGATGTTGGGAATTCTCAGTTTAAgactgcaaagaaaaaaaacaacaacaacaacaacaccttTTCTACTGTTCAGATTGATGCTATTCACTACCATAAATCATTAGAACTGTGAACTTGAaccaataataacaaaagccatgaatgaatgaaaggaCTAACTAAATATTAACAAGACACTTCTAATAATATAGATTGCCAACTTGACGATACATCAACAGGAATGGCTAAGGTGTTGACATCTTGTGTTGAACtatacaaaaaaaggaaatgataaTTTCCAACAACAAGGATAAAATTAACATATAATTTATAGAGAGTTGGGTGTGATTCTAGGCTAGCATTCGAAGTGCAAGGATTAATAAAAATCAActgcaaaaacagaaaataaagcaaTGCATGCTAAATTTCATGCAAAGTTGGGTATGTTTGAATAAGAGCTTCCCCGAAAAAAACTGTTGGCGGACTGCCAGTTGTCTTTTGGCAACTGATGACTAACTAGTCTTTTTCGCAGCTAACAAATGACCAAACAATTTTAAGCACATTGCACATGCAGCCAAATAATATTGATGTGTCCGTAGGTTACTTGTGGGTGGACTGTCGGCCAACAGTTTACTAACAATTGGCTGGCAGTCTGTTAGGGGAGCTCTTCATCAAACTTACCCAACATTGACTTATATTTCTAActacactgaaaaaaaaaaaaaaacaagatttaTCATCATTAGTTCAATTTATTACTGCATCTAAAATTCATGAAATACATGCAGTAATTAGTAGCTGCATGCCTTCATGTTTCAAATCTACAATTCCACATTTGCACAAGATACTTCAATGTTGACATGAACTCACATTGCACATTAATGTCAACCTTTCCCCAGTCACTTCCACAAGCATTGGTAGCTAAACAGATGTAGCTTCCATTCCTATGTCTGCCGATGTTAAGCAACTTCAGAATACTTCCTTCTTTTACAGTGTTGTCCAGCCATGAAACATTTGGTGATGGAAAACCAGAGGAAAAACAGTATAGTGTGACATTTCTACCCTCCAAGACAACAATggtgtcattttcaattttcactAATGCGGGaactaagataaaagaaatcaaagaaaggTCTTATCAACATCTGTACTAATAAGGATGCACTACTTCTTACCAGCCTAAGAATGGATTTCATAGAAAACTGAGAGGctgcaatcattttaaaaattaaatcaaattatttgtGTGAACAGTCTTGagctattattttctttgttcacaTTCTTGTAATTCACACACACACGTTTTATATACAATGACATTTACGTTAATTTCTCCACATTTGACAATGATGACATGAAGTCATCCTAACGTCATGCAGTATTTTTATCcttaagttttcttttcaaattagtTTTTGTCAATAACTTATAAACCAATGTGACATCAGCATGAACACCCTACATTTCTAAATTTGATGACTCCTTGCAAAGGAATCGGTTTGTCTTATATACATCAAGTTACATTTGAGCTTTAAATAATAAACTTATAATGACATATAAACATAATTCTCCCACGACAAAGACACAGAGCaactttctttcaataattacTTAATTACCTATAAGAGGAATCCCAGCTAACCAGACCATTCAACAGGGCTATCTCTAAAAACACCACAATTTTCCAGAAAAATGACTCTACCAGTGCCAAACAAGGAGTACAGGTTCCTTCATCAAACATCATGTACAGACAAGGTAACCAAATCATGCATTTCAATCACCCCATTGactatttttcttaaaatttccaccttgGATGTCGCACTTCTAGCATTCTGATTAGTTAATTCAACCTTGATTAACAGCTCATGAACGACCTTGTCCGGAAActgattaaaacaaaattaacataaTAAAATTTGGCTTTAATTTCCAAGATCCATGCATTCAATGATGTTGCTTATGACGACAATAAATTCATttgcaattgttaaatatgacATTGCATTGTTAAAGCGACTCGATACAACACCCCACCTCGGCTATTTCACAGGCCACATGGAATAAAACTTTCCATTATGGCCTTATACTTTTATTCTTGGGTTTCTGTTACAGACATACGGTCACTATTGCATGATGTAAGTCAATCTCTTTTGCATTATctaacatgtcaatcacgtaTTCCACGAAATAGAGACTAAAGAGAGGCTAAAACACACCATGAACTTCTAAGGTCCTATTGCTGCTTGATGTATATCCTGGTGAATTTCTAGCTTCACATCTGTAAATATGTTGGCCTCCAGTCTCCAGAATTTGGTTAAATATATGCCAAATTGATTACTACTGATGTATGTGAGCCCAGCAACAAACTTATAAAGTGTGTAATTCTGTATGGCTGGTTTGGCAGCACCAGCTGAACAAGTAAACGTCACTGCCATCCCTGTACACACTTTGTTGGTAATTGACATGTTCAGAGAAACATGATCAGGTTTATCTGCAGAAATGAAAGACAATGCAGTATTAGTTTTGGTAGATAAAGAAAAGGGTTTGCAACCATGAGTTACATACCTAGGTGGAACTCAATATTTTCCACATGAAAGGGGCCCTAGGAAGGACTGTTGATAGTGACTGAAGTTTCAACATACTGAGCAGAGGTCATCTTCAGACTCAAATAATGGTAGGAGATTCAACCAAATGTAGTCATGCTCCAGTTTGTGTTGAAATTAGTATTTAGCAAAGCAATGTCATTGACTGTGAAgatataatttattgaaatggTGATTCTGGGGTGCATTTTGCAGTTTGAAGAATAACCACCAAAAATAACAATCAGTTTAGCATCACTTTTATTCTTGGAAGCAACTTTATATCCTGCAAGATGAGGTGCAATTTTAGGGTGCAATACATGCATGTAATCCATGCTGCTGTAAAAACTATCTGAACGCAATAATTGCTGCTACAATCTTGAATAGATGCAAGATCTGGATCAAAGCCACAGGCAAACTATCTGAAATGAATAATTACTTTCACTGGAAAACGTTGCAGCCAAAAACAGCAAGAAAGCAGCTAGCTGAATGTTCATTTCAGGTTACGTAATCCTGACaagtaaaagataaaaaatccACTGACAAGCAAAAGGAAGGTAAGGAGTAAGTAATTAGTTTCTAACACATTTTGCATAATTACTTGAAAGgtaatttaaaatgattttctgggaatttataattttatactttttaagaaaaattgtGTATGCACGCCtacacacaaaaattaatattttgtgatAAAAACACTCCAATTGAACCATAATGAATCCAGTTATCATAATGACAAGGAAAGGTGAGACACTGAGGTTCAAGATGATCCAAAGCCTGACTTGATCAAAGCATTGAGTTAGAATTAGGGTTGTATCTTTGCAATCCATTCCTCTTGCCTCCCCCGCCAGTAAACCGCTTCCAAAAGAAGTTAGAAAGCTGAATTTTCTTCCGATGCAAGTGGCCAACATGATCCAATAAACTTAATTCATCACTTCCAACAGCTTCCTCCACACAAACGAAGGTTCATCTGTACATCTTTATATCACAGTTCACATTTAGTACCGTATTAAATTGTTTGAGCCATATTGCCCGCCACAGACCTGCTAATGTTATATAATAACCATAAGGTTTCACTTTTGattattacattaatttttatacataTAAACCCAGCAAACACTTGGTCAAGGAAGACCAGACCCATTACAAACAAGATCCATGCCTTAACCTTCTTTGACAACAACGTTCTTACTTTCAACAGCTGCCAATGCAGAGACTATTATGGGAACAGAAACGGAGAGCAGTGGTACATGTTCTCCTTTTTGGCCATATggagtgaaaatgaaaattgagcTTTATGAAAACTTACAAACAAATGGCAGTTCACTTCCATCTTAGAAACAATGCAAATATTTTGGACACAAATATTGCACCACAGAAAGCAGAGAGATTTTACAATgcctggaaaacaaaaatagccaATCTCTTCCCTTTAAGGTAACAAAGTTTAATGTTGCTCTCTCAGTTACAACATTGTGGCAGAAAAATGCTACCATAGGGTTTAGCACAAACAAATGTAGCAATGATCAATTCAAGAACTTGCAAATCCCAAGTTGGTTGAATCAAGTAAACCTTAGCAGAGGTACCAACAAGGCCTTCACAAGTCCAGAGATGCAAGTGGCAGGGTGAGATATCAATTGAATTTGAGGATCTGAGTCAAATCACAGTCTGCTCATAACTGTAATGTAATTTAGCTacagtataataattattattgacatcTTTCTGAAAAAAGAGACTTTCGTAGTCTCAACTTCAACTATGAAAGTAACGTTGTTACTGCCAGTGGTGCCTATGGTATGCCTGGATTTGTATGTCACCTTGCTACCAGTGTCAAGTGTTTTTATTGATACTCCTGACcctgttttgtttgaaatcaCATAGCAATTTTCATACAATACAAAGGTATCCACTGCAGGGTTGGTGGTCTCAACAGTGCAGGCAATAATCACGACCACACCAACACAGATCAATAATTAAAGGGGCTGTTTTACGTTTGTGCTCAAAGAAGCCTTTTCAGGAGcaactgttaaaaaaaaaattggaccAAGTCACCATCTTTGATTCTAAAGTCAAACTTTTACGGACaaaattttcatgtaaatGTGTATGGTACCGAAGGAAACAACCTGATAGTGAACAGTTCATTTGAGCTAAAACACTGGAGGATGAGTGTGCTTCTGCAGCATCATTTACTAGATAAGATAATAAGTAATAAAAATATCTAAGTGAAGTAAGAATAAAAGTTTTACCATGAAattacacaaaattaattctccATTTATTTATAAAGCACAGGGTAGTATGGTCATTCACTTATTCAAGGCTAAATTGATAATTGCcatcattttttatttggcCCATAAATCATACACTATTTTGGGTCTAAATGGCATAGTGCATAATCATGATTTTTGTAGCATTGCAACAAGACCGGTTGCAAGGCCTGCATTAATTTTCCATACAGTTTATTATTATCCTGATGGgtgcaaaaatttgttttagaCAAAGAATTCATGGATAGGCTGCCAGGAGTAACACTGTTGCCAGAAAGGATCCTGACTCCAGatgactgcaaaaaatcgaaGCTCAACTCCATAACTAAGGCAATAATTCTGCACATTGTGACATAGCTTTTCACAATGCttcacaataaattattttcaccgTTTAAGAGCTCCCTTACACTGCACATCAATAGTCCACCATGAAGAGTTCCTTTGCCATAAGTGTTGAATTCAATTTTGACCAAGTGACAGTTGGCTCAGGATATGCAGATGCATTGCAATTATTAAAGGATGCATTGCCATCTTCAACAAGAACTTCCCTACTACTTGCAAAAAACGGTTACCTGCAGGGTTGGAACTGAAACA
This sequence is a window from Acropora palmata chromosome 9, jaAcrPala1.3, whole genome shotgun sequence. Protein-coding genes within it:
- the LOC141893255 gene encoding igLON family member 5-like isoform X2 yields the protein MNEVQTQITNVTGKTVTEGGNVTLKCLAEGNPTPTVMWTRLSDNSVVTMPLTNIRRQNASVGYRCTANNGVKSPATRDVFLDVQYKPDHVSLNMSITNKVCTGMAVTFTCSAGAAKPAIQNYTLYKFVAGLTYISSNQFGIYLTKFWRLEANIFTDVKLEIHQDIHQAAIGP
- the LOC141893255 gene encoding igLON family member 5-like isoform X1 is translated as MIKVDVLVQTQITNVTGKTVTEGGNVTLKCLAEGNPTPTVMWTRLSDNSVVTMPLTNIRRQNASVGYRCTANNGVKSPATRDVFLDVQYKPDHVSLNMSITNKVCTGMAVTFTCSAGAAKPAIQNYTLYKFVAGLTYISSNQFGIYLTKFWRLEANIFTDVKLEIHQDIHQAAIGP